From the Lathyrus oleraceus cultivar Zhongwan6 chromosome 3, CAAS_Psat_ZW6_1.0, whole genome shotgun sequence genome, the window GTTTGAAGGTTAATTTCTTCACGACACCTTcaaacaaaattttaaaatatcaTAATTTCACAAGTTcattttttaaattcaaattttaaacATATTCATCACACACAACAAAATAATACAAAATAcaaattcaaataaattttgaACAAAGTCTAAGTGCAACATAAACTAAATAACAAAATAAATGCATTGTCTAATAAATTTAATTTCAAGAAGAGAAAGTTGTTCTATATAAGTTTTGAGCAAAGTCGActcatatttttattttttttatttttttttttaaattatcaAAACGATGTTGTTTTGTCTGAGGGgaaaaaaacaaacatttaatTTGTCGTTTTTTCAAAATCGTCGATTAGCCAATTTTTACCGATTTTTCCTGATTCTAATTGGTTCGCACTGGTTCAATAGCTTACTCAATCAGACCAGATTTGTGACCCCTCCGATTCTCGATTCAACCGACCAGTCCGATTCGATTTTTAAGACACTAATTCAGACTTTAATGAATACAAATCTGTTGGCCGCTCCAAACTCCATATGAAATTGTGAAATCccataaaaaaattaaaagatgTTGTTGGATTTCAAGATAAGCTATCCACATATGAGACTCTACATAAAAGAAGTATTTTAAGTGACACTTATTCACTTAGTTTTGTATTATGCTTTGAAATTTTGGAAATTTTGGACCATCTCTTCTTCTTTTGCCCGAAAGTCAAACATTTATGGAAAAACATTTTACAATGAATAAGAAATCGTGATCCGAAGACTTTTGATCATTTTTTTCAAATTTGGGGAACTTATGCACCTTAATAAGGTGTCTAATGCAAGTTTGATGATCTAATTTACATTTTGGGTGATTTGAAATACTAGAAATCATATTCATGGGAAAAAATCTATAAGTGGTTAGAGTATATTCTTATACTCGCCATTAATACCATTTTGCTTATAGAAAACACAAGTAGGAGTACTATCACTTACATTAAGCACAAGAATACATTGATTTACTCAACAACTTACGGTCTACAATAAAATTCAAATTCGAGCTCTAGTCACGGACTTACtgttattattttatttattcttGGTCTATGACTTACTATTATCATTATAATTACTTTATGAACAAAAATATATTACTTAAGATCTACGAAATTAATATTAAACTGCACCTGTTCTATACCTACCTCCAATAAAGTTGAAAATTGTAACAAAAGAAAATACTCAATGATTGATAGTATTTGTTGATAATTCTGAAACACCTTAAAGTTTAACACTTGAACACTCTTCTCACTCCATCGACAAACATCATTCAAGAGGGTTTTGTAAAACAAATGGAGAACAAAACCATCCATTGTTTAGTGATACCATTTCCAGCACATGGTCACATTAATCCAATGTTACAATTCTCCAAACTTATACAAAACGAAGGAGTAAAAGTAACACTTGTAACACCCCTTTCATACTACAAAAACTTACCAAAATTGCCATCTTCCATTACAGTTGAGACAATTTCTGATGGTTTTGACCAAAGTGGACTTACACTACCAAAGAGTTTCAAACACTACTTGAATCAATTTTGGGAAGTTGGTTCAGAATCTCTTGCTTATCTTATCAACAACCTTAATGGTAGATCAAACAACCACGTTGATTGTGTTATTTATGATTCATTCATGCCTTGGTGTCTTGATGTTGCAAAGAGATTTGGAATTATTGGTGCAGCTTTTTTGACTCAAAATCTTGCTATGAATAGTATATACTATCATGTTCATATGGGAAAGCTGAAACCTCCCTTTGCTGAGCAAGTGATTTCTCTTCCTGCACTTCCTCAGCTACTGCATAGGGACATGCCTTCTTTCTACTTTACCTATGAACAAGATCCAACTTTTCTTGATTTGGTAGTGGCACAGTTCTCTAACATTGAAAAAGCTGATTGGATCCTTTGCAATTCCTTCTTTGAGCTGGAGAAAGAGGTAAAGTAAAAAGTTGAGATAATAGTAGCATTGTTTGTTATTATTCTTGATATTGCAAAGCATGGTTTTAAATTGCGGTTGCGGTTTGTTGCGAGTGTTATGATTGAGGTTGTTGCAGTTGCTGAATTTTGATTCATTCACCACTTTTgtgttgcttttgtaggtaggTGATTGGACAATGAAGATTTGGTCCAACTTTAGGACCATAGGGCCTTCCATACCAAATACATTTTTAGATAAGAAAATTAAAGATGATGAAGATTATGGTGTTTCAGAATTCAAAAGTGAAGAAAGTGTAGAATGGCTAAATAATAAGGCAAAAAGGTCTGTTGTGTATGTTTCTTTTGGGAGTTTGGGAGCACTCAATGAAGAACAAATAGAAGAAGTAGCGCAATGTTTGAAAGATTGTGGAAGTTACTTTCTATGGGTTGTGAAAACCTCTGAAGAGACTAAGCTCCCAAAAGACTTTGAAAAAAAGTCTGAGAATGGCTTGGTTGTGGCATGGTGCCCTCAACTGAAAGTTCTAGCTCATGAGGCAATAGGGTGTTTTGTAACACATTGTGGTTGGAATTCTACTTTGGAAGCATTGAGTTTAGGAGTTCCTGTTGTTGCCATGCCACTTTGGTCAGACCAAGGCATTAATGCAAAGCTTATGGTAGATGTTTGGAAAGTGGGAATAAGAGCTTCTGTTGATGAGAAGGAAATAGTGAGAAAAGAGACTTTGAAGAGTTGTATATCTGAAATCATGGAGAGTGATAAAAGCAAAGAGATCATGAATAATGTTATGCAGTGGAAGAATTTGGCTGCAAGAGCTGTGGGGGAAGATGGAAGTTCTTATAAGAATATGATTGAGTTTGTGAATAGTTTGTTCCATCACTCAACCATAAATTAGATCTTGATCCACTGATTATGTcttatatatttatatttatattttaattttaagaAAATACACATAAATTTGTAGTTTATTCGATTCATATAAGCTTATCATATTCAAGAACATATTCGATGTGAATATCAAACATCCCTTCATAACTTTTAAAGGCATCTAATTCAACAATCCAAACCCACCGAAAGTATCTTTTGTCATTCTTACACTTAACCTTATTTACTTGAATTAACAATTGGTTGATCAAAACTTTAAAATATTGCTATAAGAAAGAATGTTGGCACAAAAGTACTAAAAAAATAGTGTTGTTGTGTCTAATATTTAAATCAAATAGTGTTTAAATTATTAATACATCATCTTAAATTTCTCCGCAACAATCATAAATTTCTCCATCAATGACACTAATCCTACGGGATTTCCTAATTACAAACACAATAATCCAATTATAGACGGCCTTCAAATTATTCAAGTTATTAATTAAATTGTTGTCGTAATCATTGTCGCACATAAATTGTCATAATTCACTCGATTCCTTCTCATAACACCACACAAAGTTTAATTCAATTCACATTGAAACATTGAAATGGAGAACACAGTACATTGTTTGGTGTTATCATTTCCAGCTCAAGGTCACATTAACCCTATGCTACAATTCTCCAAACTCTTACAACAAGAAGGAATAAAAATAACCCTATCAACAACCATTTTCTTTGGCAATAAGTTACACAAACTACCACCT encodes:
- the LOC127129153 gene encoding UDP-glycosyltransferase 74G1; the protein is MENKTIHCLVIPFPAHGHINPMLQFSKLIQNEGVKVTLVTPLSYYKNLPKLPSSITVETISDGFDQSGLTLPKSFKHYLNQFWEVGSESLAYLINNLNGRSNNHVDCVIYDSFMPWCLDVAKRFGIIGAAFLTQNLAMNSIYYHVHMGKLKPPFAEQVISLPALPQLLHRDMPSFYFTYEQDPTFLDLVVAQFSNIEKADWILCNSFFELEKEVGDWTMKIWSNFRTIGPSIPNTFLDKKIKDDEDYGVSEFKSEESVEWLNNKAKRSVVYVSFGSLGALNEEQIEEVAQCLKDCGSYFLWVVKTSEETKLPKDFEKKSENGLVVAWCPQLKVLAHEAIGCFVTHCGWNSTLEALSLGVPVVAMPLWSDQGINAKLMVDVWKVGIRASVDEKEIVRKETLKSCISEIMESDKSKEIMNNVMQWKNLAARAVGEDGSSYKNMIEFVNSLFHHSTIN